In Palaemon carinicauda isolate YSFRI2023 chromosome 28, ASM3689809v2, whole genome shotgun sequence, the sequence GCTGAGGGtgattatacatatattcatgcatatacagtatatagccagacactttctctttattttatatatatatatatatatatatatgtgtgtgtgtgtgtgtgtgtgtgtataatcataaaTCCGTATATAAAATGTGAATAATGGCCAACGGAATATTTTCACTCTATCTATAAACAAGTATATACCTTCATCTATGAATGTATGAGTGCATAAAGAATGACTTTATTAATTGCCAAGATATTCCACCGAGTATTCAGGAGGGTCAACGAATTGCTGATGAGCCATCGGTATAGGATTAATGACCAATTGTTGGTATGAAAGTttctgaaattttcttttttcacacaccaaggcccgcctgaacagacctttagtgtctgatggagggcgagaaataaacccataaaagtaaaagtaagtgatCTATCCTTGTCTCAGCAGGTAAAAGCTCACTGAGGCAATAAACGTTGCCTTGGTTTCTCTGAAGacaattggcgtcaatgacctttgatgtcaggatgccagaaaacttcaaatcaatcaatcaatctttgaagACAACCTTTCACTACTATATTCTACTCCAGAGGTCTTTGGGCCACACGATCACCCATGGCCCCTCTCGAAAGATGTCTCCCGCCTCTTCTATCTTGCGCTAAATGCATCCATGTATCCATTTTAATTCCCTCCCTGTCGAGATCTTCCTTGAGCCATCTATTCCAATTCTttcgagggttgtggtggccaatgtggtaacgtctctgactggtgaacaccagactggggttcgagtcccgctcaaactagttggtttctttggtcaccatccttgtgagctaagggagagactataggtctatctgctgagtcatcatcagccattgcctggccttccttggtcctagcttaggtggagatggggcttgggcgctgatcatatgtataaatggtcagatTCAAGGGCATTGACCTCCTCGGATGGAGAgcgggcgtgggcgctgatcatatgtatatatagtcagtctctatggcaatatcctgcttgctaggacaatgccacagtcacttgcctctgccactcatgagcggattttaaacctttaaagaatacCGCCTCAATGCACAGCATACCTGAGGAAATAACGTTCACTCCGAGTCATTCAGCGCGTCAGCCTCCCTGGTTAATTACACTTCCATAAAAGACAAAAGCTATCCACTAACTATGTAGGATTAGGTGGATGAACTCGGATGAATTTCATACATGAATGAAGATAAATGTGGGGTTCGAAGTTGCAGTTGAAACGAAAGGGTTATATAGATAGAGATAAAGCTgctgatgtatatgtatgtacgtgcgcATGTATTTCGTAGACATCACCAATCTCAAACTTACCTTTTTGTTGGCTttttgtttcaataaaaaaaatatttcttttgtaaaacTAGTTTGAATAGGATAGTGTTTTCTTTCAAAGACAAGAATGAAAATATTGCATGGTTATTCACACTACATCTTTCGATTTTGTTATAAATTTCCTCAAACCTGTTGTTACAGATctataatatatttgtttttatttcttttggactTCTACATCTTCAAAAAGTAATTTCTGATCTCTCGGCCGGCATGATTTCGCTTTCAATGACCCTAAATGTTGGGACGCTAGTTTGCAGCATTAAATCAAAACAAACGCTAATTCGGTCTGCAATGATGACCAGGTACTGATCTATACTTGAatcaatatatactttatatttgcgatatatatctttgttttatgtatatgaatatatcttgTGTCATTCTTCAAAGTACGTTGAAGTTGAAAAAAACATTTTCTCTAAGGTTGGAtaagaaatttgagagagagagagagagagagagagagagagagagagagagagagagagagagagagagatcaaattatgtcttttattaatttattttttattcttatcacaAAGGGAtcactaaaatatataaaaatacttctgTTACATTAAAAACCAATATGGTAACAAGAAACTGCCCAAGATTATTTGAATTTAGACCATCCATTACCATAATATTTTGTATATCGTCTTATTTTGCATCACGAAATGAAATacagactattctctctctctctctctctctctctctctctctctctctctctctctctctctctctctctctcagctaaataCGATTATTACAATACCGGAATGAATCTCCCCTAGATATCTCCTCGATGGTCAACCATTCGAAAAACAAAGACTTTTCTCCAATGAAAATTCGCCCAACTGTCATTTGCAGCTCCGATAAATTCTTCCGGCGGAGCCGAGTTATATTCGATCAAATCTTTTGAATATTAAGAAGTGAATCATTTTAGCATTACGGGAAAGGAAGTTTGGGTTGACCGTGTAGATAATTTTAGTTCTATAAGCGTATAGTAATTGTTTATTTTAAGGGAGTTACAATCTCGAGAAAAtaatatttaatgtgtatatatactgtatatatatatatatatatatatatatagatatatatatataatatatacaacatatatataaatatatatatatatatatatatatatatatatatatatatatatacatatatatatactgtatatatattcgaaggatgaaggtttggtggagcctataggtctttctgctgagtcatcagcagccactggctggccctccctagtcatagcttggctggagagagagagagagagagagagagagagagagagagagagagagagagagagagagagactaccatttcagaatcgtcgttgtagacatcttcgattgagctcccaaagtctgcaggatttttttgtcttaactggatctttgagtctgttttctgccaggtcttggtccgtttctcaagggcttcagaattatttcctctctaactgatccccaaaggcggagagagagagagagagagagagagagagagagagagagagagagagagagagagagaccatttcagaatcgtcgttgtaaacatcttcgattgagctcccaaagtctgcaggattttcttgtcttcactggatctttgagtcgggtttctgccaggtcttcagtattatttcgtctccaactgacctCCCAAAGGCGGAGTAATTGGATATCTATTGTTTTTTACCAGGtcttgaactgtttctcaatggctgctacaggattattttgtctccagtgaagattctgaaaatcttcatcttccttggctccaggaattcttcgtcttcagagaaatgtgtcaatatctttttttctaattctaatgctatattcgttagccatggaaggcattgagtgaatctttactatacaaaatggttagatttatgactgacagaatgattttactgggatctttgacagcttttggcgccatggcatggtgctggggagaagaggattcacatagagaagcagaaaaattcttggatttgatggatcgggaggaaatggagagactgcaaccatcagtctacgatggggcaaattatgttgccggaaaaactaaggaacacgcacaattggGGGACGCATCGCGAAAGGATCTAAGTGAGGAGCTGGATGGTGCAGAAGAGggaattcagttgtttgatgatttcttcgctagaatacaccaagaaacggacacggccaatgacttacaacgcatccGTGAAGAGGTGCGTGGcgcagaggcagaagaaattgagttatctaaggacAACATAGCCATATCAGCTTTAAATGCAGATTTAGATGGAGCCAATAAGAAAATTAAGGGTCTTATGGTAAGTCTAAAAAAAGCTGAAACTAAACacgatgaacttcgagaggagctttcgGTCAAGACATCTGttcaggtaggagaaattgagttatataataacatcggtaacttggctttaattgatgatttacatagagcaaataagaatatagagtcgctttttgtaagtctagaaaaagctgaagctcgaaacgatcaaattcgtgatgagcttttcgccaaggcatatatagaaaaggaattagaaaatgcccatgaggaaattcggatactcgagaagaagctggaaagagtaacagaagatctcaagacagccaacgagaaacttctgggaaagagcgacttggaggaatacgtcgaaagAGCTGATAAGGAGATCCGAACACACTGGGCTGAACTGGACAGTattaaggctgaaaacaagagactgaagaccgaaaacgttggtcaaaaggcagctttagaaagtgaacttaatGCTGCAGTCGAGGAGGTCTACAGAATAGGGACTAAATTGGATACTGCCCTGGATGAGAACAACAAATTGAAggctgaggaggaactggaaaaactgTGGAAAGAAGttgctggtgttaaagcagagaatagacgactgaagagagaccTCTCGGAGGAGAGCGCCTTAAGAAGTACGTTGATGAAggccgacgagaagaataaaactctggaagaagaaattaggaatctaacttccgtggcagacgaatttgcaatttataaggagaaGTATCAAGCTATGATGGAAAAGAAATATGAACCTAGAGATGGAATTGAACCATAAGAATTACGCTATTACCCAACTTGTAGAAGGCCTGTCTCAAACACACCCGgagttgaaggaattatattaTATGGAAATTTCTCGTGAGCAGTCTGGGGATttaatatgggatagccagttgaatagattcgcccttcaagagacgagaaggcagggctagaaaaaaaaactaaagaggaattatatcccaacgcaaaatatgaaaaaactggggattataatatcgccaccaaaaaaaagcaaaaaaaaaaaaatatatacaaaatggtgattataatatcgccaccaaaaaaaaacaaaaagcaaaaaaaatggtgattataatatcgccaccaaaaaaagcaaaaaaatataaaaaatggtaattataatatcgccaccaaaaaagagcaaaaaaatataaaaaatggtgattatattgccaccaaaaaaaaaaaaaaaaaaaaatggtgattataatatcgccacaaaaaaaaaaaaaaaaaaaaaaaagggagtatagtatccccaccaaaacaaaatagaaaatataaaaaatggtgattataatatcgccaccaaaaagaaaaaaaaatggtgatcataatattgccaccaaaaaaaaatatttataggaaaaaaggaataaaaattttgtttaattttatttggaaaggaatttttctttctctttagttttatttgaaaaggaataatctttttgttaagttttgtacttcacccattctggacaggttcaggacattaGTTTCACTGCAAAGGACACCTGAAACTatttggcttgaaggacgcttgtgtggactgcccccagcttaaaggatgcaaggcttaactatccagcttgaacgatgcttggaataacctggaggataAAAATAATGTTTCTGAAAAATCGTTTCTTTGGTGGCAAAACATCTTTTACCGCAAATAGATACATTATCATTATCCCCGTTTACACCAGCCCCTTTATCTGAGCTTGTACTGTtagtttcattaattccggtacacttcaagaGAATCTAAAGGcggtttacatggtcgaacggtttgtcgaacgcggttcgagtgacaagtgtttgaagtgatgttcgaacgtgtgaacgggaaaATGACAGGCGAGTGACGGACAGTAAGAAAACGAGGTTTGACTATCCACTGGATAGGAGAAGGCACGTGGATCGAGGACAGTTTAGAAAATGGAGAGGGGAGATaatgatatatgcatacacacacacgcgcacacacattttGCAATAGGTGAAGCAGCTAGCGATCACAAGTCTAGCACGTGCTGAAGACATTGCAGTCACCCTAGCAACAAGTGCCTATCAAATAAAACTTCAAGCAAACACTTTTGTTTGGATTTAAGattgttattttaattaaatgaataaaaagtatatgATTATGTTAGTAGCAAATGCTTAGAACAGGTAAGCCCAAGGAACTACTTAGAAATAACCAGTAATAGCTACGCTTTGCCTTTAAGAAATTGCTTTAAAAATACCTACACATTCACCATTCAACGACAACATTCGGTTACAAAAACTTGTACAGATAAATCAATATCATCATACAGTGAAGATAATTTGAAATGGTTGGAAGAGTAATTTTAAGTAGATATAGggtcaaataaaaacatttttgtgGAATGAATATGCCATAGTCATATGTTAcccacacaataataataataataataataataataataataataataataataatgataataataataataataataataataataataataataataaaaatgatgatgataataataaaaattatgatgatgataataataataatgataataatcataacaataataataataataataataacaataataatattaatacagtaggttagccaggacaacagccacccgttgagatactaccgctaaggtTATTGGGTGCTTTAattagccagacagtacttcagtggatccttctctttggttacagctcgttttcccttttgcctacacatacatcgaatagtctggactattctttacatactcgtCTATGTCACTATACACTAGATAatactgaaattacaaaacaattcttcttcgctcaaggggattaactattgcaatgtaatagttcagtggctactttcctcttggtaagggtagaagagactctttagctatggtaagcagctcttctagaaggacacaacaaaataaaaccattgttatctagttttgggtagtgccatagcctttgtaccatggttttccactgtcttgggttggagttcccttgcttgagggtacactcagaaacattattctatcttatacatttatatgtatatacagttatatatactgtacgtgtgtgtgcatcAAGAAATTAATTTCAATGTTTGTTAATCGTTAAACCAATTTATCACCTAAGTTAATGGCTACTATCTATTATTTCAGACAAGATAAGTGAATGGCTCAGACGAAAGTAAAACAATAATGGGGTCGTCCATTTAGTATCACAGGATTAACGCTTTACATATATTttctatcagtatatatatatatatatatatatatatatatatatatatatataatttacgattGCCGGCCTTTTCTATCTACAACACTGCAGTTTCGGATATATGTGGGAGATGTGGCTTCCAAGTATTACTCGGGGAACCCCTTTCACCAGGCTATGACCACTTTCATTTCCCCACACCCGATGGACGGGGATAGACCGCTTAGTCATATTCCTGACAATGCAGCTGAacgtaacatataaataaataaatatatatatatatatatatatatatatatacatatatatatatatatatatatatatatatatgtatatatatatgtatatatatatatatatatatatatatatatatatatatatatatatatatatatatgtatatatagccagtcccgttgctctttattatatagggggaaattatcttatattcaaattttttttctgcatttttgcTCTTTttaactaatagtaataataataataataacaataataataataataataataataataataatcatcatcatcatcatcattatcctcattatcattactattattatcaataataataggcTTCGTCATCATAAGGCTCATCATTACGCATTATTCTAGTAGTTTAATTCCAGCcgtgacagattgtggaatgatcttcacatTCTGATGGTTGATCGGTGGAATTTCAGTTACACCTGTTGCAAATTAATATCTGTTGGATGATTGTCATAAATCTCGTTCCACATTTAATATGACTTATATATCTAACGTTGCTAATGATCTTAGTACAGTCGGTAATGTTTATTATCATCACTCATTTACAATTTCTAGttccttttctatttcctttccgtactaggATGCTTTTTGGCTGCAGCTTTTGGGTTTCGAGAAAACCTTTAATCCCTTAAGGTTGTAGCTtcgccagtaatgataataattgcaaAAATAATAATGTACAAATTTCCAGATAGGATACAGTGGTCGATGGAGTAAATATGTGCATTGATCCataattgttgtaattacaatTATTGacgatgtacatttatatatatatgtatgtatatatatatatatatatatatatatatatatatatatatatatatatatataatatatatatatacatatatatatataaaattagacatATGAATTAACTTGgtctaaaaaaaaaatggaaaattcaatatatttcgtaaaaaaaatttaaaaagttattcATAATATTAAGAATGATGATGCAACCTAATGTCCATTTCTAGCCAAGCCCGAAGTAATCAAGAAAATTTATAAGGAAGGAAAAAGAATAGGTTTCTATAACTTAGATAATAATTGGACCTTCCAAGATTTATAATGATGATTGGTTGTAATATTCacttcttttgtaaatatctttcaataactttatttaccAAAAAATATCATGGGTGCTTTCAATTAAATAGCATTTATATGAAAGTTATTttgtgatggcatttgtggactttgaaaaagcctttgatagagtgcaccggctaattttgtggagagtcctgggttattatggaattactcttaaatatctaaatttcattaagtctgtcaTGAGCTTAGtatgtgcaaaattaatgttagtggagtcctatataatgaatttccagtgaacagatgagtactccaagggaatgtgttgtcacctatgttgtttatcctcctcatggattttgaaatgcatagaacagttggggatgatggagaaggattggactggattggtaataggaaattagctgacctagagtatactgatgatgctggccttattagcagaacaacagaGCTTTTGCAATGCTTAcgtaccaaaatgcatgaaatatcacaggatgttagtctaaagataaattgaagaaagacagagatgataagaacggaatatacgatggaaaatgaaatatcattcatAGGAGAAAGGATtgaagaggtagaatcatttaaataactAGGAACTAggacctctaatacagggtctttagaatttgagtttaatgaaagactgattaaaacaaatcagacgatggctaggttaagtaaaatttggaattcaaacgaccccccccccccccccgaaattgcatgtaaaaatcaggctatataaaaGTTAAGTGAGACCTGTGTAACaatatggacaggagtcgtggcaTGAAAATGACAACATCTTTTCTAGATTCGAGAACAGAGcctccagaagaatattgggagttgaatggcagggcaggattagaaatgaaactataagtgaaattactcgagtgctatatgtggatgagatcatggtgagggatagatggaaatggtttgggcatgctctttgcactccccaagagagattttttcaaacttttaattgggcttcacaaggccctaaaagagttggaatacccaggcctacatagcgtaggactatgaagcgtgaagtacaagatgatgtatggagaagacTTGAATCCAAATCTCAacatagagacgaatggcaaaatctaatcCAGGCCCTTTACGTCTacagccgtaggaggagatgatgatatatttagaatttaacattgattaatgaattattttcattatctattcatttgttttttatccCTCTCCATCTTCGATCTTTTCGCAATTATACAAGGACGGCTATAAGATTCGCCTTTAAAAGGAAGAAAGGCTACAGAACTCGTCTcttaaaaacaaatgaatatagaTACACCtttcaaaaataaacaaatatgtcgTATGGAACGAGATTAAACAGTCACTAAGTATATTCATCGCAGCGATAAATGTCAGAAAAGCGAAGTCAATTGATTTGAAAGGAATTCTCACACTGGTGCCATGTCTACACAGATCACCAATCCATCATTCAACCACTCCCCCTTACTCTGTTGTTCTCATTCGATTTATCAAAAATTATGTCTGCTTATCCCTTCTAACACTTGCTTtccataataattaataatatcccAATAATCTTTACTCATCATTATGCCTTTCACCTCCCTATCATCCACTCCCTCCTACCGACCAATCACATTTGCTTGTCTGATACCTTTCCTCTTCATTACTATACATATTTCCCTTACATTCTACCATTCCTTTACCCAAAGGACACTGGTTCTCTGAGATAACACTTCCTTATGGCTATAAGATCTCATCGCAAAAGTCATTAAAATCAGCTTTCCCTCTTCTATCTAAAGTTTCCTTCATAATTATGTTTATCATTCgttactagtgtgtgtgtgtaacggcAACGTCTGTGCCAGACGTGGGAGGGACCCTGCTCATATGCCATGTTTAGGATGAGGAAAACCTTTATATAGCATGCACAGCATCTATTTTACTCATTGGTGGTGTGGAACAAGTTAGAATAATTTTGTGTGCAAAATCGGAAATACACTAATtcatatagaaatagaaaaagaacGAAAGACAGAAAAGAGGTGGAGTAGGGTTGGAGAAAGAAGGCTTGCAGATCATCTGTGGATATGCGGCACCAGTGTGGGAGTCTCTTTAAAACCAGTTGCCCTACCCTACCGGACATTTCTCGCTGCGTTGTGGATAGCAAAGAAAGTCCAGACCAGAATTATAAAGTGAAATCAATCGACTGCTATAGGAGAAAAATcccagaaataattttcatttttagtaCAACAGAGCACAATGAGATTCTATTCTGTTCTCGTTTGACTTTAATTTATCGTCTTCTATATATTCAACTTATACAGCAGGAATTCTTCTATACTGTATAgagatttttttatatcaaaatttcctcaattaggtaataataataataataataataataataataataataataataatgggccattgagaagacagagtacaaGATCAGTGTAGCTGAGGCatccattatttttaacaaaacttgccgGAAAGATGGTCTACTacccaagattaataataataataataataataataattcactgctAAATCCTTTGTCTTGTACAGATGTCCATAATTATTGCGCCGTTGAATTACAGAAATCATTAATTAAACCAATTGATTATATTGGATTATCCAAAGGATAACAACCCCGCCCCTTAACTTACTGTAAGTCGAGAGTTCTCGTTAGTTGGTAATTATAGCAGAACCAAATactgtgtaccaaccatgtgtcacacaattgtacataattccttttgcatatattatgcttgtatcttcgctcttccctcgcactaaacgaacatgaaaattcatgtctgctgttttcctctgtaacattgtctgtcttgttaacttgttatgtcctgttggctggaggttttgtatataaaggagagtgttctataataatataactcagttgattgcatcctgcctttgagttcacaaccctctctccgctccgtcacattggtgacaccggaagtctactcgctccc encodes:
- the LOC137621938 gene encoding uncharacterized protein, which produces MERLQPSVYDGANYVAGKTKEHAQLGDASRKDLSEELDGAEEGIQLFDDFFARIHQETDTANDLQRIREEVRGAEAEEIELSKDNIAISALNADLDGANKKIKGLMVSLKKAETKHDELREELSVKTSVQSDLEEYVERADKEIRTHWAELDSIKAENKRLKTENVGQKAALESELNAAVEEVYRIGTKLDTALDENNKLKAEEELEKLWKEVAGVKAENRRLKRDLSEESALRSTLMKADEKNKTLEEEIRNLTSVADEFAIYKEKYQAMMEKKYEPRDGIEP